A genomic stretch from Desulfonatronospira thiodismutans ASO3-1 includes:
- the queD gene encoding 6-carboxytetrahydropterin synthase QueD, with protein sequence MAAPRYCLRVSSDFSSSHQLRNYGGKCESLHGHNFQVQVQVCGKEVDPDTGMLMDFKELKNTLLAVLEELDHKHLNDLPHFKETNPSSENLACFVYQGLKKSLGNRGVYLDWVMVAEKDSSRAYYSES encoded by the coding sequence ATGGCCGCACCCAGGTATTGCCTCCGGGTAAGCTCGGATTTTAGTTCATCGCATCAACTGCGCAACTACGGGGGGAAGTGCGAAAGCCTGCACGGGCACAATTTTCAGGTGCAGGTCCAGGTGTGCGGAAAAGAGGTCGATCCGGACACAGGCATGCTCATGGATTTCAAGGAACTCAAGAACACTCTGCTGGCAGTACTGGAAGAACTCGACCACAAACATTTAAACGACCTGCCCCACTTCAAAGAGACCAACCCCTCATCGGAAAATCTGGCCTGCTTCGTTTACCAGGGCCTGAAAAAAAGCCTGGGAAACCGGGGCGTATACCTGGACTGGGTCATGGTGGCGGAAAAAGACAGCTCCAGGGCCTATTACAGCGAATCCTGA
- a CDS encoding HD-GYP domain-containing protein, with translation MSSKQIDAESLNEEFYQVTPDILESFPKFRLPLNLYRFKEDIGQLQPYYYADRRLDQNMQKDLHNYSRKGQIFVARSDHKIYAKHISKQLDLVLQDRNLTTEEVVYIIRFALTEKASDFFEQPVPAAMEKLKKDSLVLTQYLWEDRSRLENLLKMLHQEYSWARLCYNSTILGLALFMKMQEDSLKRRAMDNLALGLLTHMLGMTKVPAFILEKKTRLSREEQDKITNYPMTGANIMRKLDVLEDVALNCHLEHKELLDGSGVPRGLKGAEISLHGRLAALVHAFCEYSLRPDAKGQDLSRVAECLAQAQNKYDAKLSSSLQELVPQVQVAPD, from the coding sequence ATGAGTTCAAAGCAGATTGACGCTGAAAGCTTAAACGAGGAATTCTACCAGGTCACGCCGGATATACTGGAGAGCTTCCCCAAGTTTCGACTGCCCCTTAACCTGTACAGATTCAAGGAGGATATCGGGCAACTGCAGCCCTATTATTATGCAGACAGACGCCTGGATCAGAACATGCAGAAAGATCTGCACAACTATTCCAGGAAGGGTCAGATCTTTGTGGCCCGTTCAGATCACAAGATTTACGCCAAACACATCAGCAAACAGCTGGACCTGGTCCTGCAGGACAGGAACCTGACCACTGAAGAAGTAGTTTACATTATCAGGTTCGCCCTTACCGAGAAAGCTTCCGATTTTTTCGAGCAGCCGGTTCCTGCGGCCATGGAGAAGCTGAAAAAAGACAGCTTAGTTTTGACTCAGTACCTGTGGGAGGACAGATCCAGGCTGGAAAATCTGCTCAAAATGCTGCACCAGGAATATTCCTGGGCCAGGCTCTGCTACAACAGCACCATTCTGGGGCTGGCCCTGTTCATGAAGATGCAGGAGGACAGCCTCAAGCGCCGGGCCATGGATAATCTGGCGTTGGGGCTGTTGACGCATATGCTGGGCATGACCAAGGTCCCGGCTTTTATCCTGGAAAAAAAGACCAGGCTTTCCAGAGAAGAGCAGGACAAGATAACAAATTATCCCATGACCGGGGCCAATATTATGCGCAAGCTGGATGTGCTGGAGGATGTGGCGCTTAATTGCCACCTGGAGCACAAAGAACTGCTGGACGGTTCCGGGGTTCCCAGGGGGCTGAAGGGAGCCGAAATCAGCTTGCATGGACGGTTGGCAGCGCTGGTGCATGCCTTCTGTGAGTACTCCCTGCGCCCGGATGCTAAGGGGCAGGACCTGTCCAGAGTGGCTGAATGCCTGGCCCAGGCCCAGAACAAGTACGATGCCAAGCTGAGCAGCAGTCTGCAGGAGCTGGTTCCCCAGGTGCAGGTCGCCCCGGACTGA
- the pyk gene encoding pyruvate kinase, which yields MHTKIIATIGPACNERFMIKRLVEQGVRIFRLNFSHGSAGDFEHIVRNLRSVENELQHGITIMQDLSGPKIRAGELKESPLSINVGDELFMGPSDQMDRHDPYLPFDHREIIKDLKVGDEVRVSDGGLSFEILEKSGQVLKLRSENSGIITSRKGINFPGLKASIAALTTKDREDLAAGLDMGIDAVAMSFVQCPEDVSSAKHVIEKKGRWIPVIAKLERQVAVNRLEEILRIADGIMVARGDLGLECPLSSLPTLQKRIIAACNQAAKPVIVATQMLLSMVSNPMPTRAETTDVANAVLDGTDCLMLSEETAIGEYPVQAVGYMREIAEEAEKFFFELGTSPLEPKKQVSENFIGYNACLLADKIGSKALVAHTDSGATVRLISSCRPRQTIFGLSPRWDTQKFMNFSWGVVPVHISEEPQDHLQRTEKFVENFSGFLSGEDLVITSGHPKPGVESSPTNLLKIYRK from the coding sequence ATGCACACCAAGATAATAGCCACCATCGGACCAGCCTGTAACGAGAGGTTTATGATCAAAAGGCTGGTGGAGCAGGGGGTGCGGATTTTCCGGCTCAACTTTTCCCATGGAAGCGCCGGTGATTTTGAGCATATAGTCAGGAACCTGCGCAGCGTGGAGAATGAGCTGCAGCATGGAATAACCATAATGCAGGACCTGTCCGGACCCAAGATAAGGGCCGGGGAACTCAAGGAATCCCCCCTGAGCATAAATGTCGGGGATGAGCTGTTCATGGGCCCTTCGGATCAAATGGACAGGCATGACCCGTATCTGCCTTTTGACCACAGGGAGATCATCAAGGACCTTAAAGTGGGGGACGAGGTCAGGGTCAGCGACGGCGGCCTGAGTTTCGAGATCCTGGAAAAAAGTGGACAGGTGCTCAAGCTCAGGTCGGAAAACAGCGGAATCATCACCTCGCGCAAGGGCATCAATTTTCCCGGCCTCAAGGCCTCCATTGCCGCCCTGACCACCAAGGACCGCGAAGACCTGGCCGCCGGCCTGGACATGGGCATAGACGCGGTGGCCATGTCCTTTGTGCAGTGCCCGGAAGATGTCTCCAGCGCCAAGCACGTCATAGAGAAAAAAGGCCGCTGGATTCCGGTAATCGCCAAACTGGAAAGGCAGGTGGCGGTAAACCGCCTGGAGGAGATTCTAAGGATCGCCGACGGGATCATGGTGGCCCGGGGGGACCTTGGCCTGGAATGCCCTCTGTCTTCCCTGCCCACCCTGCAGAAGAGAATCATTGCCGCGTGCAACCAGGCGGCCAAGCCGGTGATTGTGGCCACCCAGATGCTTCTGTCCATGGTCAGCAATCCCATGCCCACCAGGGCTGAGACTACGGACGTGGCCAATGCCGTCCTGGACGGCACCGACTGCCTCATGCTCTCGGAAGAAACCGCCATCGGGGAGTACCCGGTTCAGGCTGTGGGTTACATGCGCGAGATAGCTGAGGAGGCGGAAAAGTTTTTCTTCGAGCTGGGCACAAGCCCCCTGGAGCCCAAAAAACAGGTTTCCGAAAATTTCATCGGCTACAACGCCTGTCTTCTGGCGGACAAGATCGGGAGCAAGGCCCTTGTGGCCCATACCGATTCCGGAGCAACGGTCAGGCTCATCAGTTCCTGCAGACCCAGACAGACCATCTTCGGTCTGAGTCCCAGGTGGGACACCCAGAAATTCATGAATTTCTCCTGGGGGGTGGTGCCTGTGCACATATCAGAAGAGCCCCAGGATCACCTGCAGCGCACGGAAAAATTTGTAGAGAATTTTTCCGGGTTTTTGAGCGGTGAAGACCTGGTGATAACCTCTGGACACCCCAAGCCAGGAGTGGAAAGTTCTCCCACCAATCTGTTAAAGATTTACCGCAAATAA
- the mraZ gene encoding division/cell wall cluster transcriptional repressor MraZ → MMFRGHSQRSIDPKGRLMLPPEFRETILEHSPEGRVMLTNFDGCAVGYPLPEWERIEQSFNQLNMANRKFRDFHRFFISGATEISLDKQGRILVPPYLRSYAGMNREVVLAGVGRKFEIWDMERFEAQRRMMEQDFDGIMDSLAENGFELRF, encoded by the coding sequence ATTATGTTCAGAGGACACAGCCAAAGAAGCATAGACCCCAAGGGACGGCTCATGCTGCCCCCCGAATTCAGGGAAACAATCCTGGAGCACTCTCCCGAAGGCCGGGTCATGCTCACCAATTTCGACGGCTGTGCCGTAGGCTATCCTTTACCTGAATGGGAACGGATTGAACAGAGTTTTAACCAGTTAAATATGGCTAACCGCAAATTCAGGGATTTCCACCGCTTTTTTATTTCCGGGGCCACTGAGATCAGCCTGGACAAACAGGGCCGTATCCTTGTGCCGCCCTATCTGCGCTCATACGCAGGCATGAACAGGGAGGTCGTTCTGGCCGGAGTGGGAAGAAAATTCGAGATCTGGGACATGGAGCGCTTCGAGGCGCAGCGCAGAATGATGGAGCAGGACTTTGACGGTATAATGGATTCCCTGGCGGAAAACGGATTCGAGCTGAGGTTTTAA
- the rsmH gene encoding 16S rRNA (cytosine(1402)-N(4))-methyltransferase RsmH, producing MQAQELADYTHQPVMLEKVLELLAPAPGGRYLDGTLGLGGHSLAILKACKGECSILGMDMDQEALELVAENLEEQQGGLHMVQDAFHNFQEYLQELQWPGLDGALLDLGMSSLQLDKKEKGFSFIHDGPLDMRMGLAQGFPPASSLVQNASFSRLKQIIYELGEEPMAPRIARAIIQAREKSPINTTLELARIVEQAYPAQRRRAARNHPATKTFQALRMATNKELESLQDFLEKIAPWLRPGARLVVISFHSLEDRMVKQYLRRQASDCICPPRSPVCSCSHRKTLEILTRKPLTASEREISRNPRSRSAKLRAAQRV from the coding sequence GTGCAGGCTCAGGAGTTGGCAGACTATACCCATCAGCCGGTGATGCTTGAAAAAGTCCTTGAGCTTCTGGCCCCTGCCCCTGGAGGGCGCTACCTGGACGGCACCCTGGGCTTGGGCGGACATTCACTGGCAATACTCAAGGCCTGCAAAGGTGAATGCAGCATTCTGGGCATGGACATGGACCAGGAGGCCCTGGAACTGGTTGCAGAAAACCTGGAAGAACAGCAGGGCGGGTTGCACATGGTCCAGGATGCTTTCCATAATTTTCAGGAATATCTCCAGGAGCTGCAGTGGCCTGGACTGGACGGAGCCCTTCTTGATCTGGGCATGTCCTCGCTGCAGCTGGATAAAAAGGAAAAAGGATTCAGCTTTATCCATGATGGACCTCTGGATATGCGCATGGGCCTGGCCCAGGGCTTCCCCCCGGCATCCAGCCTGGTGCAGAACGCGTCCTTTTCCAGGCTGAAACAGATAATCTATGAGCTGGGCGAGGAGCCCATGGCCCCCAGGATAGCCAGGGCCATAATCCAGGCCAGGGAAAAAAGCCCCATAAATACCACCCTGGAACTGGCCCGCATAGTGGAGCAGGCCTACCCGGCCCAGAGACGGCGGGCGGCCAGGAATCATCCGGCCACCAAAACATTCCAGGCCCTGCGCATGGCCACAAACAAAGAACTGGAGAGCCTGCAGGATTTTCTGGAAAAAATCGCCCCCTGGCTCAGGCCCGGGGCAAGGCTGGTGGTAATCTCCTTTCATTCCCTGGAAGACAGGATGGTAAAACAGTATCTGCGCAGGCAGGCATCTGACTGCATCTGTCCGCCAAGGTCTCCTGTATGCAGCTGCAGCCATAGAAAAACTCTGGAAATTTTAACCAGAAAGCCCCTGACCGCTTCGGAAAGGGAAATAAGCCGCAACCCCAGAAGCAGAAGCGCTAAACTAAGGGCGGCTCAAAGGGTTTAA
- a CDS encoding penicillin-binding transpeptidase domain-containing protein: MTRQPPRKKTKEYSRIKIGLVLAFCFIFWGALWARALQVQVLQGEELAEQAQRQYFSQEKIMGKRGEIFDRQGRVLAQSVRSKSVYANPFLMDDIHAQAAELGRILDVDPDSIRVRLGRKSSFVWLDRKVSDRVAHEVVSADLPGVFIVDEHSRVYPQKHMLGQVLGFVGIDNTGLEGLERSLDKRLSGAEMVLVRQRDASGQRFSLMPRQPDQQVDGEDVHLTIDSRMQFHVEQALADAVEENNGQSGVAMVVHVPTGDILSWANYPFFNPNNYRASSPDIWRNRGATDLIEPGSTLKPFLVAAALEENVARGDSLYYCEQGQWRLGNNQIKDVREYGWLTVNRILRYSSNIGAAKVGMDLGAGTLHSYLTRLGLDQATGAQVPGQSRGLLRPPNTWSNMDLATISFGQGMATSFLQLARAYATLGNHGVYTDLNILQEQSSPVSSQQRVFSRGVSRDVLAMMRDSVERDGTGTRARISGIEVGGKTGTAQKASPQGGYSDEYVASFVGFLPAMDPEYMIMVLVDEPESPYYGGLVAAPAFQRIGGRLLSSQKGLGLRSLALDESSADRESFDRENDRFSVAPRQTRKVDTSSVPDLRGTPLRLAVESLIQAGIEPRLKGTGVKVREQNPSPGSSWDSEEKHITLKLCPGS; the protein is encoded by the coding sequence ATGACCAGGCAGCCCCCAAGAAAGAAGACCAAGGAATACAGCAGAATCAAGATAGGCCTGGTGCTGGCTTTCTGTTTTATATTCTGGGGAGCCCTGTGGGCCCGGGCCCTGCAAGTGCAGGTCCTCCAGGGTGAAGAACTGGCTGAGCAGGCCCAAAGGCAGTATTTCAGCCAGGAAAAGATCATGGGCAAAAGGGGAGAAATATTCGATCGCCAGGGTCGGGTCCTGGCTCAGAGTGTGCGCAGCAAATCCGTATATGCCAATCCTTTTCTGATGGACGATATTCACGCTCAGGCAGCTGAGCTGGGCCGGATACTTGATGTAGACCCCGATTCCATCCGGGTCAGGCTTGGCCGCAAAAGCAGTTTTGTCTGGCTGGACAGGAAGGTAAGCGACCGGGTGGCCCATGAAGTTGTCTCTGCAGATCTTCCCGGAGTTTTTATAGTTGATGAGCACAGCCGCGTTTATCCCCAGAAACATATGCTGGGACAGGTACTGGGGTTTGTGGGCATAGACAACACCGGGCTGGAAGGATTGGAAAGATCCCTGGATAAAAGACTCAGCGGAGCAGAAATGGTCTTGGTCAGGCAAAGAGACGCCTCAGGGCAGAGGTTCAGCCTGATGCCCAGGCAACCCGACCAGCAGGTGGACGGTGAAGACGTGCACCTGACCATTGATTCCAGGATGCAGTTCCACGTGGAGCAGGCCCTGGCCGATGCCGTGGAAGAAAACAATGGCCAAAGCGGTGTAGCCATGGTGGTGCACGTACCCACCGGGGATATTCTGTCCTGGGCCAACTACCCCTTTTTCAACCCCAATAATTACCGCGCCTCAAGCCCGGATATCTGGCGCAACCGGGGCGCAACCGATCTCATTGAGCCGGGCTCCACCCTGAAGCCTTTTCTTGTGGCCGCCGCCCTTGAAGAAAATGTGGCCCGTGGTGATTCCCTGTACTACTGTGAACAGGGCCAGTGGAGGCTGGGCAACAACCAGATCAAGGACGTCAGGGAGTACGGATGGCTCACCGTGAACAGAATCCTCCGCTATTCCAGCAACATAGGCGCGGCCAAGGTGGGCATGGACCTGGGAGCAGGCACCCTTCACAGCTATTTAACCAGGCTGGGCCTGGATCAGGCCACCGGGGCCCAGGTTCCCGGTCAGAGCCGGGGGCTGCTGCGCCCCCCCAATACCTGGAGCAATATGGACCTGGCCACCATTTCCTTCGGGCAGGGCATGGCCACCTCGTTCCTGCAGCTGGCCAGGGCCTATGCAACCCTGGGCAACCACGGGGTTTACACGGACCTGAACATCCTGCAGGAACAAAGCAGCCCTGTTTCTTCGCAGCAAAGGGTCTTTTCCAGGGGGGTCAGCCGGGATGTCCTGGCCATGATGCGTGACTCGGTGGAACGAGACGGCACCGGGACCAGGGCCAGAATCAGCGGCATCGAAGTGGGAGGCAAGACCGGAACCGCCCAGAAGGCATCTCCCCAGGGAGGCTACAGCGATGAATATGTAGCCTCTTTCGTGGGTTTCCTTCCGGCCATGGATCCGGAATACATGATAATGGTGCTGGTGGATGAACCTGAAAGTCCCTACTATGGCGGACTGGTGGCTGCCCCGGCGTTTCAGCGCATCGGGGGCAGACTGCTTTCATCGCAAAAGGGCCTGGGACTGCGCAGTCTGGCCCTGGACGAATCCAGTGCAGACAGGGAGTCATTTGACAGGGAAAATGACAGGTTCAGCGTAGCACCCAGGCAGACCAGGAAAGTGGACACTTCCAGCGTGCCCGACCTGCGTGGAACCCCGCTGCGCCTGGCCGTGGAAAGCCTCATCCAGGCCGGCATAGAACCCAGGCTTAAAGGCACCGGAGTCAAAGTCCGGGAGCAGAACCCCTCTCCCGGCAGCAGCTGGGACAGCGAAGAGAAACATATCACTCTCAAGCTTTGCCCTGGGTCATGA
- a CDS encoding UDP-N-acetylmuramoyl-L-alanyl-D-glutamate--2,6-diaminopimelate ligase, whose product MKSWKEIINEARQGRQVRSDSRQVCPGDIFVAMPGTKVHGNSFIPEALDRGAAFVVASEPAGQDRVLHHENPAMALGELARAHFGTDRLSMKVVGVTGTNGKTTTSYILEHIFTSIGYKTGVLGTVNYRWPGTVLKAGTTTPDCLDLHRMLARMQAHGVEVVCLEASSHALDQKRLAGIDIHVAVFTGLSRDHLDYHNDIEDYFQAKKKLFWPSNPQNFLGSVINMDDPHGRDLAGEAPRVMGYGLQKNFSPELQGHLVQSTASGLVMECSHQGRSWTISCSLPGIHNAQNLLAAQGAGICLGLEPEHFDCLKDLGPIPGRLEKVPAPEGINIYVDYAHTPDALENVCLALKELSFSRLAVLFGCGGDRDRGKRPEMARAVAAHADAVFLTSDNPRFEEPGEIIKDILPGLAGHPCVEVEPDRRQAIQKAVSLLAPGEALLVAGKGHEDYQEIRGVRHDFSDTGEIQMAVSKLQRKVTGPCHTEVR is encoded by the coding sequence ATGAAAAGCTGGAAAGAAATCATAAACGAAGCCAGGCAGGGCAGGCAGGTACGAAGCGACTCGCGCCAGGTGTGTCCAGGGGACATATTTGTGGCCATGCCCGGAACCAAAGTCCACGGCAACAGCTTTATCCCCGAAGCCTTAGACAGGGGAGCCGCCTTTGTCGTTGCCAGCGAACCTGCCGGGCAGGACCGGGTGCTCCACCATGAAAATCCCGCTATGGCCCTGGGAGAACTGGCCAGGGCTCACTTTGGAACCGACAGACTGAGCATGAAGGTGGTGGGAGTTACCGGAACCAACGGCAAGACCACCACCAGCTATATACTGGAACATATTTTTACCAGCATCGGATATAAAACCGGGGTGCTGGGCACAGTCAATTACCGCTGGCCCGGGACTGTGCTCAAAGCCGGCACCACCACGCCGGACTGCCTGGACCTGCACCGCATGCTGGCCCGGATGCAGGCCCATGGAGTAGAGGTGGTCTGCCTGGAAGCATCCTCCCATGCCCTGGACCAGAAGCGCCTGGCAGGCATTGATATCCATGTGGCTGTCTTTACCGGTCTTTCCAGGGATCATCTGGACTACCACAACGACATAGAGGACTACTTCCAGGCCAAGAAAAAACTCTTTTGGCCATCCAACCCCCAAAATTTCCTTGGCAGCGTAATAAACATGGATGATCCCCATGGCCGGGACCTGGCCGGGGAAGCCCCCCGGGTCATGGGCTATGGACTGCAGAAAAATTTTTCCCCTGAGCTTCAGGGGCATCTGGTTCAAAGCACTGCCAGCGGGCTGGTCATGGAATGCAGCCACCAGGGCCGGTCATGGACCATCTCCTGCAGCCTGCCGGGAATCCACAACGCCCAGAACCTTCTAGCCGCCCAGGGGGCCGGGATTTGCCTGGGCCTGGAACCGGAACATTTTGACTGCTTAAAGGACCTGGGCCCCATACCGGGGCGTCTGGAAAAGGTGCCGGCCCCTGAAGGAATAAATATTTACGTTGATTATGCCCATACTCCGGACGCTCTGGAAAACGTATGCCTTGCCCTGAAAGAGCTGTCTTTCAGCAGACTGGCCGTGCTTTTCGGGTGCGGCGGGGACCGGGACCGGGGCAAACGCCCGGAAATGGCCCGGGCGGTTGCCGCACATGCAGACGCAGTCTTTCTCACCTCGGATAATCCCAGATTCGAAGAACCCGGCGAAATTATAAAGGATATTCTGCCCGGGCTTGCAGGACACCCCTGCGTGGAGGTGGAACCGGACCGCAGACAGGCTATACAAAAGGCTGTATCCCTGCTGGCACCGGGCGAGGCCCTGCTGGTGGCCGGCAAAGGACACGAGGACTACCAGGAGATCCGGGGAGTCCGACACGATTTCAGCGACACCGGAGAAATCCAGATGGCTGTAAGCAAGCTGCAGCGCAAGGTCACCGGCCCTTGCCATACAGAGGTGAGGTAG
- a CDS encoding UDP-N-acetylmuramoyl-tripeptide--D-alanyl-D-alanine ligase → MNIGLGEAARAMQGTADLQGLENAPVNAVRTDSRQTGPGDLFFCLQGTRSDGHSFAGQAADRGALAIVAHRDLGSIQNTPVLAVDDTLKALGRLGRHWRLKAGPRVLGITGSAGKTTTKEILAEVLKTRFTVGKNHKNWNNQLGLPLSLLMQKGDEDFWIMELGINNTTDMDELGEILLPDAALILNVGPCHLEGLGDVSGVARAKARLLDYLRAEHRAFINLDYPDLKREAGARPDLNTTWFSSRDPEADCRVSHSRDNLFVLNLNEEEIPFHAPVQGAHFCENLAAIWAVALEYGMQPDEIQAGLEKSSLPEQRMCISRSGDWTIIDDSYNANPMSMQAALETARSLASGGDLVLVLGDMAELGRDEARAHRDLGRSLCAGAFTALFYNGDNLEHVLSGMNGEGSRKAHKIKDVSSFLSAHDKLGCRHGVILFKGSRRAGMENFVQAFKARVEKNREAGT, encoded by the coding sequence ATGAACATTGGACTTGGGGAAGCAGCCCGGGCCATGCAAGGCACAGCAGACCTCCAGGGGCTTGAAAACGCGCCTGTAAACGCTGTCAGAACCGACAGCCGTCAGACAGGCCCGGGGGATCTCTTTTTCTGCCTGCAGGGAACCAGATCCGACGGGCACAGCTTTGCCGGGCAGGCCGCAGACAGAGGGGCTCTGGCCATTGTGGCCCACAGGGACCTTGGCTCTATCCAGAATACACCGGTACTTGCAGTGGACGACACCCTGAAGGCCCTGGGCAGACTGGGCCGGCACTGGAGGCTCAAAGCCGGGCCCAGGGTTCTGGGCATTACCGGCTCGGCTGGCAAGACCACAACCAAGGAAATCCTGGCAGAGGTGCTTAAAACCCGCTTCACTGTAGGCAAAAATCATAAAAACTGGAACAACCAGCTGGGCCTGCCCCTTTCCCTGCTTATGCAGAAAGGTGACGAGGATTTCTGGATAATGGAACTGGGCATCAACAACACCACGGACATGGATGAACTGGGAGAGATCCTGCTTCCCGACGCGGCTTTGATCCTCAATGTCGGCCCCTGCCATCTGGAAGGCCTGGGGGATGTTTCCGGGGTGGCCCGGGCCAAGGCACGTCTTCTGGATTATCTCCGTGCAGAACACAGGGCCTTTATCAACCTGGACTATCCGGATCTTAAGCGCGAGGCCGGGGCCAGGCCAGACCTCAACACCACCTGGTTCTCCAGCCGCGACCCTGAAGCCGACTGCCGCGTAAGCCACAGCAGGGACAACCTGTTTGTCCTGAATTTAAACGAAGAAGAAATCCCCTTTCATGCACCTGTGCAGGGAGCGCACTTCTGCGAGAACCTGGCCGCAATCTGGGCCGTGGCCCTGGAATACGGCATGCAGCCTGACGAAATCCAGGCCGGCCTTGAAAAGTCATCTCTTCCGGAACAGAGAATGTGCATAAGTCGCTCAGGAGACTGGACAATCATAGACGACTCATACAATGCCAACCCCATGTCCATGCAGGCCGCCCTGGAGACCGCCCGTAGCCTGGCCTCCGGGGGCGATCTCGTTTTGGTCCTGGGGGATATGGCCGAACTGGGCCGGGACGAGGCCAGGGCCCATAGAGACCTGGGGCGCAGTCTTTGTGCCGGTGCCTTTACCGCCCTTTTCTATAACGGGGACAACCTGGAGCATGTCCTCTCGGGGATGAATGGAGAGGGCAGCCGAAAGGCCCATAAAATCAAGGATGTTTCCTCATTTCTCTCAGCGCATGACAAACTTGGCTGCCGGCACGGCGTGATACTTTTTAAGGGTTCCAGGAGGGCCGGAATGGAAAACTTTGTGCAGGCCTTCAAGGCCCGCGTGGAAAAAAACCGGGAAGCAGGCACATAA
- the mraY gene encoding phospho-N-acetylmuramoyl-pentapeptide-transferase encodes MLYHLLYPLSEDISFFNVFRYITFRSIYALLTALLLSLWLGPKFIKWLQRIKCGQYVQEDGPDHQVKQGTPTMGGVLVAFSLAVSVLLWGDLTNKLVWMCLFVFGGFFLVGFFDDYLKVIKKHNQGLSVKSKLLGQGIIALGAVSMLLTMPGYNTELLIPFFKDLRPDLFLFYVPFAAVVMIGASNGVNLTDGLDGLAIGPYIVSAGCLSIFVYVSGHYHLADYLQVPYIPGLGEVTVFCGALVGAGLGFLWYNAYPAQIFMGDTGSISLGGTLGFIAVLCKQELLLIIVGGLFVIETLSVILQVGYYKMSGGKRIFRMAPLHHHFELKGVPESKIIIRFWILSILFALAALSTLKLR; translated from the coding sequence ATGCTTTATCATCTGCTTTACCCCTTAAGCGAAGACATAAGTTTCTTTAACGTCTTTCGCTACATTACCTTCAGGAGCATATACGCCCTGCTTACTGCCCTGCTTTTGAGCCTGTGGCTGGGCCCCAAGTTTATAAAGTGGCTGCAGCGCATCAAATGCGGACAGTATGTTCAGGAAGACGGGCCGGATCACCAGGTAAAACAGGGTACCCCCACCATGGGCGGTGTTCTCGTGGCCTTTTCTCTGGCGGTAAGCGTTCTTTTGTGGGGGGATCTGACCAACAAGCTCGTCTGGATGTGCCTTTTTGTATTCGGAGGATTTTTCTTAGTGGGCTTTTTTGATGACTACCTGAAAGTAATCAAGAAACACAACCAGGGCTTAAGCGTCAAAAGCAAGCTTCTTGGCCAGGGCATAATTGCCCTGGGTGCGGTCTCCATGCTCCTGACCATGCCGGGTTACAACACTGAGCTGCTTATTCCCTTTTTTAAGGATCTCCGGCCGGACCTGTTTCTTTTTTATGTTCCCTTTGCCGCGGTGGTCATGATCGGGGCCTCCAACGGGGTGAACCTCACCGACGGCCTGGACGGCCTGGCCATCGGGCCGTACATAGTCAGCGCCGGGTGCCTGTCCATATTTGTATATGTATCCGGGCATTATCACCTGGCGGACTATCTGCAGGTGCCCTACATACCCGGACTGGGCGAGGTGACAGTATTCTGCGGGGCCCTGGTGGGGGCGGGACTGGGATTTCTATGGTACAACGCCTACCCGGCCCAGATTTTTATGGGCGATACCGGCAGCATCAGCCTGGGGGGTACCCTGGGTTTTATTGCAGTTCTTTGCAAACAGGAACTTTTGCTCATCATCGTAGGGGGGCTTTTCGTTATCGAAACCCTCTCGGTGATCCTTCAGGTAGGCTATTACAAGATGAGCGGAGGCAAGCGCATTTTTCGCATGGCCCCGCTGCATCATCATTTTGAACTAAAAGGGGTCCCGGAATCCAAGATAATTATCCGGTTCTGGATTCTGTCCATACTCTTCGCTTTGGCGGCATTGAGCACACTTAAGCTCAGGTAG